gcacagggctttctttctgtttttcttataCATGCACAACCATGCCTACCATgaacatacacgcacacatacagtgtatcAGCCTACTCAGGCAGTCACACTTCAGGCTGTGATCTCTTCTGATCGCGGGGAAGCTTTTACTGTCAGCgcctctgtttgtgtgcgtgcacatgcatgtatgtaacATACCGTATGCATGACTGCAGGCGCTGCAGGCTCAGCCTAATCTTTCTGATGCCCACTGGAGTGTGAAGCTCCTCTGTCCGAGAATGTGTTTCCATTCACCAATCTCTTCACATCTCCCCTGCCTCAGGGCGCCATGAAGTAAATGTCTTCTCTTAGTGTCACTGTACATTGGTCGTTGGATTTTCAGTTGCTTTTCAGCGTTCATTTGATGTGCAGTATCTGAGGCATCGTGAACAGTCTAATGCAAAACTGCAAAATTACATATTTATCTTTATCTATCTGATGTTTTACTcacagtatgtttgtttttgtctgtcagtcagtagGATAtcttaaaaacatatttacagttaTTCAGTGAAAGTGACGTGTAATGATAAGAAATGTGGGCTCGGTTTCTGGTTGATTTATAAagcaatttccttttttatacGAGACTCAAACCCAGTTCCCTAGATGCCTTGCTTGAAGACAAACCTACCAGAAGAGATCACACCCATGTTAGTGGATTGAGCTCTTTCATTGTAATGCTTTTCCCCGATTCATACTACAGATTTGATCTCATCTTTAATAAATTTGGTCATACCAAATTATTAAAACTAATGTTCTCAAGTGTGTTTTGATGCAGTCCCAGATAAAGATGCAGAATAACAAGTTCAACCCATACAGTGCTGCCAGAGGAGAAGTGAGGGCGTTGTCAAAAACACTTGTGGATAATTTATCTgagaaccatgaatgtctgtaccaaattttgCAATCCGTctatttagatattttactgGATAAGTAaacatttgacatgtttgtgGCACTAGATGGAAAGTCAGGAGATCATCAAAGTCATCAGTCTTCTGTGGAGTGTTAAAAGCCATTAAAGTCCCTTTTGCTGTACAATATAGAGTGAAATTGTGcaaatgctgaaatatttttaatttccttgTAATTAACGTGTTTGGTTTGTTATACATATATCtaaatgtaatgtgtaatgCCTCTGATGTCAACAGGTCCAGAAACCATGTTGAAGCCTCCTCTGAGTCTCTTCAGCCACCCCCAGCAGCCATTCCAACACATGGACTCTCTGCACCAGCTGGGACCTCCGCCAATGGCACCTACACAGCCTCTCGGCCCACCACCTCTAGCCCCTGCTCAGGCAATGGGACCCCCAACTATGGTTCCTACCCAGACTCTAGGGCCCCCTCCTATAACTGCAACCCACACGTTAAGGCCTCCCCCCATTACCCCACCACACAACTTAGGCCCCCCTCCAATGGCCCCAGCTCAGCCACTGAGGCTTCCCCCGATGACACACACTTTGGGGCCCCCACCTGTAGATCACACACAAGCAATAGTGCCTCCAACAATGGACCTCACACAACCATTGGGGCCTCCACCTTTAAACCCTGCACATGCGCTGGTGCCCCCACCTGTAGTGGCACCAGGAGCTGGCCGATTCGCCCTCCCTCCAAGCCCACTGTCCTCCCCTCCTGCTCCAAGCCCAGACCCCTCACAGATGCCCCCAAGGCCCCCAGGACCAGCCCTCATCCCTGCCCCAGTGTCCTGCCTCATCCCTGGTCCTCTCCTAGGTCAAGCAGCCCCAGCCAGCGAGCAGCCCCAGGATGAGGGCTCCCCGCTGGGtatggaggagcaggaggactcTCTGGGGCTGGGTGAACTGTGTAAACCGCTGTACTGTAAACTCTGCAATGTTACCCTCAACTCCGCTCAGCAGGCACAGGCTCACTACCAGGTCAGTtagaacacacatttacacatgtacaaaacatgtaaaaatttTCAACAGACGTTTCTACTTCCTTATCTTTCTAGGGGAAGAACCACAGTAAAAAGTTAAGAAATTTCTACGCTGGCAGTCAACAGCCTCCAGCCATAAGGATCCCTGAAGTCCTCGAGGCGGCTGGCCAGACATCCCTCAGCTCAGGATCCAACGACAGTGACGCAGGCAGGCAGGTCAGATACAAACTTAGCAACTTAGCAACCAACCTACCTAAATGTTACAGTTTTAGTTTAGTCAGTGGGTGTACTGCTTCTAAAGTGGCCAATCTGCTGATAGAGGTCGTTTCCCTCTGAgggggaactgcagagtcactCTGCTTCATTTGAACAGTAGAAACTCACATCATCCATTCACTGCTAGACAATTTACTGTCTCTACACACTCTCTGTGCACTCCCTCTCCCTAATTCTCTTTTATTCGTTGCTACCAAGAGCTAAAGTGACTCATGTTTTCATAATCTTATAAATATGTCAGACTAATAATATGGCTGTTTTGGCTTTTAGCACATGAATGTGATTCCTTCCACGATGTAGTATCAGTGTGTATTTTCCAGTAGAAAATCTTAAGAagttgttgttcttttcttcttcccactGGACctaaacatttctttctcttgctcACTGTTTACTCCCTAACTCTTCTCTCCACAAACACTGCATTGCTTTGTCCTGTGCCTGCAGGCGTTGTACAAGGGGGCGACCCGGGTCATCTTGGCCACAGAAAATGACTATTGTAAACTGTGCGACGCCTCATTCAGTTCACCGGCAGTTGCACAGGCCCACTACCAGGGCAAGAACCACGCCAAGAAACTACGGCTCGCTGAGGCCCAACAGAACTCTGTTATCATGTAGGTCTAAGTATATTAGTATTTGTTTTGCAGATCTAATAAAAGCTTGAGCTGAAGCCatgatttgttttgcagatCTAATAAAAGCTTGAGCTGAAGCCATGATTTAGATTTCctaaatgaattaaatgcatCCCAGAAAAATATGTGTATTAATGTAAATCAGAATGAGCCAACACAGTATTTGTCTCTAGATTTAAGTTATTCACGAGTGGATTGGCCTCAAATTAACTTAATAactaaacatgaacacataGCTGGTTTTGGCTTTGATAATTACAGAAGTAGCCAAGCTAAACGCGTGTAGACCATTTGgattgtgtgaaaatgtttttgactcTGGCTCTGTCTGTTTCAGAGAAGGCAGCAATGAAGCAGCCCCAAGACGAAACAGGAAAGATGGCAGTGAGTACAGGCTGGTGAAAAACCGCCGCAGCCCGCAGCTACCTGCTTCCATGCCAGGTAAAATCGTAAAAGctataaaaaacacactcatCTCTCTGACGCGAATTTAGATGCAAATTTCTAGATGCAAAGCAACTAGACTCTTTTAGCTATTATAACCACAGAAATATCATGTGAAAACATACAAAGTGAGTTCAGAGAAACAATCAGTTGTCAACTGTTTCTTTGTTCCCGGTGACACAGGCTGTTTCTTTTGGAGTGTTCTCAAAGGAAATGTAGCTCCTCTTGACACACTCCAGTACTTCCTTTGCACTCGAATCTACAGAATCCAGCAGTCCCCACTAAAACTGACTGAGCTGTAGTGGACTCcctgagggaaagaaaaaagtcaaaagtagtACTTCCATCCACTGATGTCATTGAAATATGTCAGTGAAGAAGTGCTGCAGCTGACCAAAATACATAGCACTACGCTAAGAAACActagaaaatgacatgactagAGTGTCTCAATAAAATTGCACATATTTTTATGGCTATCTTGGCAAAGTCAGCTTTGTATTTGATTTTAAGTCCACTCTACCAGCAGTTACATTACTTTCAACAGCCTTTGAGGCTTTCTCTGTgtaaaggctcagtccttgctgcggaagccctgtgtttgaatctgacctgtggctctttcctgcatgtcattccccatctctctctccccacatttcctgtcactcttcagctgtctctatcaaaataaagcttgaaaaggccaaaaaaataatcttaaaatcatCATTTGATTTTTACACTTTCTGGAGCACCCACTTATTGACCTCCTCTGATGTGTTTGGAAAAGCTCACACAATGCAGTGAGGGCAGCATGGTTGCACACATTTTACCAGGGTTTAAACTGATGTATGGATTCACAGTGTCTGCTTtcacctttgtgtgtgtgtgtgtgaaaacagatACAGAATAGGTAACGTCAGACTTTCTGCTGACGTCAGACAACTATCTCTTTCTTGCCGTCCTTTTGCTATGTCTATGTCTGCCCATTGAGTACCTCAGCTGCAGATAAAGCAGGATAACTCATACAGTGGAGCCaattccctccctctctcaagCTCTTTCTCATCCactcaaacacacgcacacacacacacatgcatgcacgcacacacacacacacacaccaccacgtTCTGCTGATTTAATCAGTTTTCTTGATGGACAAACCCCAAAAATAGCTTCACTCTCTCCTGCGgtttccttctctctgtctttttatctCTCTTCCTATCTTCTTCTCGTTTTTCTGCtgtgttaacacacacatgcacagacacacacacaaacacaagcaagcAATACTCTTTTTCAAATGATCCACCTAGTTGTAATCCCAGATCACCGaaagtctacagccatgcaAGCAGCTGTGTGAACAGCTAAAAcgcatgctaacatgctcattaTCACATTGTTGACATGCTGATGTGAAGCAGGTCTAATGTTTATCACGTTTATCATCTTAGGTTAGAGTTCATCCTGAGGATGGCATGAATGTCAGGACCAAATTTCAtgttacagttttgtccagttgctaacacactgaaatgacatggatagcacaaatatttaaactgacacacagggagcaaaacctcatctcagatctccaaaactttaaacacattttctgctttacacacattttgcaattcgaagtggctctttttaagtgtactgaacgcggctctctgcataagacacaacaatccgacataaagtcacatgtttgcagtttcaaaacactgccatttaaaatgacactacatgagtTCATTGGACACtacatgtgccacctggccaaacaggtgttatgtaattgttaacacttcaatcaggaagtaagcaataaaagaccagaggtgagcatctttggaagacattgctgagagaggaagaggaagagggagggtttgaatgagagggggaggaagagtgagaggtcggggtagagcagtgttttttgctttcctctttatttttttattttttctgacattttttctgcaattgtatttttcagcttactgttttgtgagcatattttagttcactctaatgtaaatatatctgctgtgcatatgttgcactgacctgtttggagaaaaataaaataaaaaataaatatttcaatagcaggtgtgtgtatctgcaaatatttctgtgcatgtgaacaatctgaagaattctccacagtttgaactatgttagtattatggcaaagcatactaaagatgagagtgcttttcattatgcccaacagtgtgtggttggttagacaaaaatctacgaatacgaatgaagtgtgtgccatctggtgcaaaagtttgattttggttgcagtgcttcattttgcgggatatataaggtgttttgcagtttgggtctGTGGTTTGGTGGattgtgttagtattttgataaaaccagcctagtttgcaaaattgcgtttaagcaaatggaaaaaactgtaatccaCACAAAAGCTGTCAAGACGTTTCACTACAAACCATAAATGGGAACCTCATGGAGGTCctggaggaaaagtcaggagGACAGCAAAATTATTTGGATTTATCCTCATGCCATCATGGATATCTGCTccagatttcatggcaatcaATCTACGGTCATAGTTGTTGAGATAGTTCAATCTGGACCAAAGTTATGGACTGGAGTTGCCAAACAATGTCATGATtgtctgcttctctgttttatatgaGTTCAAaatgattatattttttaatttgggACTGCTAgtcggacaaaacaagcaattatAAGATCTCGGGCTCTGGAAAATTCAGATTGTTCACAATTGTGTTGactaaaaaaatagaaaaaaatatataatttgctGGCCTTCATCTCACATAATCCTTCCCAACCATTATTCCTACTTTGAAGTATCCTTCCAGCTGTCATGAGAGATAAATCTGGTATGAATCAGCCACTTACTGTGTAGCTACCACTaacattttctctctcgtctgtcGTCTCACCCTTCAGGGCCGTACTACAACCCCAGGCCGAGGCAGCGCATCCCCAGAGACTTGGCCATGTGCGTGACTCCCAGCGGACAGTTCTACTGCTCCATGTGCAACTGCGGAGCCGAGCAGGAGACGGACTTCAGGCAGCATCTGGAGAGCAAGCAGCACAAAGCTAAAGTGTCGGAGTTGAGATACCGGCATGAGATGGAGAACCTCGGCTACAGCTAAGAGACATGAGAGGGAAGGGGGAACAGAGATGAGAGTAGGACAGGATAGACGGTACAAGACCAAAGTGCAGGAAAGCAAATACAGGCCCGTGTTTGTGGGGAATATTTAGCGCAAGGATTAGCCCTAATGGCCTCAAGATCTTGTTGCAATTCATTTGATATATGGATCAAACACttaaatcctcacatttgacaTAATGCTCTACCATGTGGAGTCATAATTGGATTTGATAGATTTATTTGATGCGGGTATTATTCAGTTTGTATAGTGAAGCATGCAGCAACATGAAGAAATCTGAGAAATGGTGGATTTTTGGCTCTGATTCAGATTGCATTTTAGACTCACCACCTTtcgttttatttttagatatcGTTCAACTTTCCTTCAAGGCTTTGCATTCTGActcagaagacaaaaaaactgCTAATTAATTGCAAGTTCATCTTGAGCTTGTTTATGGTACAGGTAGAGGTCtagtggagcacagagagcCAACACGACAAGTGAGGATGTGCAGGAACATTTGGCGAAGAGATTGGTTATGGTTAAGAGAGAGTGCAAAATGTGGAAAACAGAAAGTACGTGGTTTGAGGGAGGACATAAGCATAGAGGCAAACACTGCTTGGGAAAACAATCCTCGGCGATGATGAAGTTTGAGACTTGTTTTTCACTTCTTGTGTGTGACTCAGCCGtacaggtatttttttttttttttttttacaaacccGACAGCAGGGACTTCAGGGCCACTTAGTGACCACAGAGCCACACAGGG
Above is a window of Larimichthys crocea isolate SSNF chromosome XVII, L_crocea_2.0, whole genome shotgun sequence DNA encoding:
- the zmat3 gene encoding zinc finger matrin-type protein 3; the encoded protein is MMALQLKNGDAAYYQSAEYCRNYTSPPVSYGDSSHYLARLPGPETMLKPPLSLFSHPQQPFQHMDSLHQLGPPPMAPTQPLGPPPLAPAQAMGPPTMVPTQTLGPPPITATHTLRPPPITPPHNLGPPPMAPAQPLRLPPMTHTLGPPPVDHTQAIVPPTMDLTQPLGPPPLNPAHALVPPPVVAPGAGRFALPPSPLSSPPAPSPDPSQMPPRPPGPALIPAPVSCLIPGPLLGQAAPASEQPQDEGSPLGMEEQEDSLGLGELCKPLYCKLCNVTLNSAQQAQAHYQGKNHSKKLRNFYAGSQQPPAIRIPEVLEAAGQTSLSSGSNDSDAGRQALYKGATRVILATENDYCKLCDASFSSPAVAQAHYQGKNHAKKLRLAEAQQNSVIIEGSNEAAPRRNRKDGSEYRLVKNRRSPQLPASMPGPYYNPRPRQRIPRDLAMCVTPSGQFYCSMCNCGAEQETDFRQHLESKQHKAKVSELRYRHEMENLGYS